The following DNA comes from Fervidibacillus albus.
TTCAATACCCTGGAGGATACAGATTAAAAAAGACTGAAAGAGGACTATTAGAAATTAAGCAACCAGTCGGGTTTTTATATAAAACGGATGAAGAAGCACTACAAATTAAAGACGATTTGTCGACATGGTTGTATACAGAAGATTGGGTCCCGTTAGAATTTGATGATGAGCCCGGACGAGTATATATGGCAATCGTCCAAAACACAATTGATGATCTATTTAGTGAAGAAGGGGTATACAAAGAGGGAACTATTCAATTCATTTGTCTTTACTCATACGGAAAAACTTATGAATTAACCATAACAGAGGACTTTCAATCGTTTACTATTTTCGGACAATATAAAACCCCTTGGACTAGCCGGACAACGTTTGCTGAATCTGCAGGTCAATATACTCTTGAAAACAACGCCGGAGGTAAAATCATACTCAATTATGATTTTGTTCCGGGCGATATCTTGGATATTGATTATTTTAAGCGTAAGGTTACGCTAAACGATATAAATTTGGCCATGGCGGTTAGCCTTCAGTCGCAGTGGTTTGACTTAAAACCGGGTGAAGTGCAGCTTAAAGCGAGCCACAATACGACCTTAACATATTCGGAGAGATATTTTTAAAATTCTTTTATTGAAAGGTGGTGATATCTTGGCCGAACTCTATATTTTTAGTCCTAACGATGAACTATTAACAATCATAACTGAAGAAACAGGACTTATCAGCGCACCATTTAGAGAAGAATTAAATCAGGTTCCTGACACACCCTTTTCTTTTACTGTTGAGGCGGATAATGAGAATGCTAAATACGTAGTAGAAGAAAATCAAGTCGTCTTTCGGGACAAGGAAAAAGAATTAAGGTTATACGTCATCAAAGAACTTGATGACGTGGACAATATCGATGGCCCACAAACAACCGCCATCTGTGAACCTGCGTTTATGGAACTTAAAGAGAATATCATAGAAGACAAACGTTTTGTAGATAAAGAAGCACAAGAAGTCCTGGTTGGTGCACTCGAAGGCACGCGCTGGACAGGTGAGGTAGAAGTCAGTCTTGGATTTAATTCCACTAATTTTTACTTTATTTCGTCTCTCGATGCTGTGTGGGATATCATAGCTATTTGGGGTGGCGAATTCAAAGATGTTGTAGAATTCGATGAGAAAAATAATATTGCTGCACGAAAAATAAAAATCATTCAACGTCGTGGTGCTGATCGAGGAAAACGGTTTGAAATAGATCACGACATCGAGGAAATCCAACGTACTGTATTAAGCTATCCCGTTACAGCTCTTTATGGGCGCGGGGCTAGTCTGCCCTCTACAGATGAAGAAGGCAATGAAACAGGCGGTTATACCCACTATATTGACTTTGCAGATGTCGAGTGGTCGAAAGCAAAAGGTGATCCAGTTGACAAACCCAAAGGGCAAAAGTGGGTTGGAGATCCGGAAGCCCTTCAGAAATATGGCCGCATACACAATGGTGAAAAGCTTCATCGTTTTGATATTGCGGAAAATCAAGATATTGAGGATCCAGAAGAACTATTGCTTTGGACATGGAACCAACTACAAGATAAGAAAAAGCCAGAAGTCAACTACATTTTATCCGTTTATTTGTTAGAAATGTTAGCAGGTTACGAGCATGAGCATGTTGAACTTGGCGATACGGCAACTGCAATAGATCGGTTCTTCGTTAGACCGATTGAAGTTCAAGCTAGAGTTATTGCCATTCAATATGACTTGGTAGACATCGAAAACACTGCAGTTGTTGAGATGGGTCAATTTTTATCAGTATATCAATATGATAATAGGATAGATAAAATCGAAGAAACCATCAATAATCATCGTGGTACATGGGAAGCCGGCGCGGGTCCTATTACAAATAATCGTTTTCCGGATATTAAACCAGAAGTTCCAACTAATGTTGAGGCGATAGGTGGATTTAAAACTATCCAATTGTACTGGGATTATGATTCAAATGTTTATGTATCGCACTACGAAGTTTATGGTTCCCAGGTTCAAGGTTTTATTCCGGATAGTCAGCATCTTTTATGGCGCGGAAAAGTAAGTAGTTTTGTTCATGAAGTTAACACGGATGAGGTTTGGTACTACCGAATTAGATCCATTAATACACATGGGACTCCTAGTGATTTTTCAGATGAGGTTTCCGCATCCACGGTGCGTATTATTAGTGATGACATTTTATTTGGAGCAATTAACGCACAGCATATAGCTGATTTAGCAATAACTGCAGAAAAATTAGCGAACGGTGCGATCAACTTTTCTAAAATAAGTGATGAAGTCAAATCTGAAATAGATGGTGCGAAAGAACAGGCACAAAATGCTGTGGATACTGCGAATCAGGCCACAGAGGACGCCCAAGATGCTGTTAGCCTAGCCCAACACGGTTTTGACACGGCACAAGAGGCGCTTATGAATTCCTCTGATGCGCAGTTAAAAGCGGACAATGCGACGACGAAAGCACAAACAGCGTTTGACAATGCTCAAGACGCTTTAACTGCAGCTCAAACAGCGTTAGATACGTCTAATGTTTTGAGTCAAAAAGTAAATCAAAACACCGGAGACATTTCGACACTTTACCAATCCACAAACAGTCTTGGTAGCAGAATTACGGACGCTGAGGGAAATATTTCTTCATTGACACAAACGTTGAGCGGTTTACAATCGCAAGTCATGGACAACGCGAATCATATATCTACGGTTACGCAAACCGCATCCAGTTTAGATAGTCGTTTAACAGACGCCGAAGGAAACATTTCGTTTCTTCAACAAACGTCATCCAACCTAACTAGTCGAGTTTCCGATGCAGAGGACAACATTTCTGTCCTCCAGCAAACTTCCGAGAGTTTTGCGACGAGGATTTCAAATGCGGAAGGGAACATTTCTTCACTTACCCAGACGATTAACGGGATCCAAACACGTGTTGCTGACAATGAGGAGAACATCTCTACACTGACTCAATTATCAGATGCATTACAAAGTAGAATTACAGACGCTGAGGGTAACATCAGTAATTTGACACAGACGGCAACAGGCTTGCAAAGTACAGTTTCAAATGTGCAAAATGAGATTTCTGAAGTTAATTCTCAAATAACACAGTTATCTAATGATATCAATCTAAGAGTAAAAAAAGATGACGTCATCAATCAAATCAATCTATCGACAGAAGGAATTTTGATTGACGGAGCCAAAGTCCATATAAATGGAGAAACAACAATAGATAATGGCATTATAATATCAGCTATGATTGCTGATGCAGCGATAACATCCGCAAAAATCGCAAGTGCAGCAGTAGGAAATGCAGCTATTCAAAACGGAGCCATTACAAATGCAAAGATAGCAACTGCAGCGGTCGCAACTGCACAAATACAGGATGCAGCAGTTACAAACGCTAAAATTGCGAATTTAGCTGTTGATACCTCAAAAATCGCCAATGCAGCAATTACTACAGCAAAGATTGCCGATGCTTCCATTACCAATGCGAAAATTGTTGATTTAGATGCAAGTAAAATCAAAACTGGAACATTAGATTCAGGCAGGATTGCTGCGGGAAGTATTACTTCAGATAAACTTGCAGCAAATAGTATCACGGCACGAGAATTGTATGTGGGAGATTTAACCAATTTAGTATTAAACGGAACGTTCGAGGATGATGAAGTTGCGGAAGTTACATTACCCGTAGGATGGTCGGCAAGCCGACCAAGCTATGTAGGAGTCGTTAATCACGAGGATTGGCAATATCAAAACGGTTCTAAAAACATCGTGGAAATAAGAGCTTGTAACATAGGCAACGTAGATTTTGTTCAAGACAGAATGATTCCTGTTCAAGAAGGCGATATTCTTTACTTCGAAATGGAATATCGAAACCTAAACAATCAAGGAACCGGAAAGGTCAATTTTGGAGTAAGAAATTGGACACCAAAGAAAGAACATCATAGTTGGAGTGGACCCTCTGAAACGCTAGGTATAGATCCCAAAACGTTTGTATGGAAGAAAGCAAGTGGTTTTTACACAATCCCGAGCGGTGTAGGTTATGTTCAAATCCGAATAACTTACAAAAAAAACGGAGAAGAAACAAACGCGTTATATTTGGATAACATTGTTGTACGTCGGGTGACGGACGGAGCTTTGGTTGCAGGCACCATCAAAGGTGTAACGCTTGAAGGGGTCACAATCAAAGGAACAGGTTCTACAAGAGCGGAAATGGTAAATGACGCAGTAAAATTTTACAGAAGCGGAACCTATATGGGACAGGTCACAACAAATAACATGTATGATTCGGGAGAAAAGTTGCTTAATATCATTGGGGAAAATGCAGTATACGCAGTAGGCGGTGTTGCACCTGAATCTACAACGACTGGAAAAGGGTCGTCATTGTATGTTGGGAAGAATGTTGCTTATCTTTATGCAAAAAATAAAACAGATTCCTCATCTTCCCTTTCACAAGTTGCAACGACACCAGGCGACTTGTCGTTATATCACGTAAATGATGGAAAGTACGCTAGTTTATATCTTGATACAGATAGTCAAAGTGGACGGATATACTCATACACTGTCTATAACCGTACTTATTCAGGTGCAGCGAATATGTACATTACGTCGTATGGAACGATTGGACGTTCGACTTCGGCTTCGAAGTATAAACTAGCCATTGAAAATGTCAATGATTCGTCTTATTTTGAGAAAATATTAGAATTACAGCCAAAGTCATGGTATGACAAGTCTGCGGTAGAAGCCTATGCGGACTATTTGGACAGAAACGATGGCAATGATGTAGGCATCGACGAATCGGGCGAGGACATCCCATATATTCAAAGACATATCGGTTTGATTGCCGAGGATTTAGTTGAAGCAGGGCTAGAAAAATTTGTAGAATATGGGCCACCGGATGAAAACGGAAATCGGGAAGTCGAAGGAATTGCTTACGATCGTTTGTGGGTTCTATTGATACCAGTGATAAGAGAATTAAAACAAAAAGTTAAAAATCTGGAGGGAAAAATTGCATGAAAGTAGAAATTGAATATAGTAAATTAATCGCTACAATTAATTTTATGTATGATTTAAGACTTGTTCGGAAACAGTCCAGAATGAGAAGAAGATTCATAAAAATATTGAGTGAAAGGTTAGAAGAAGTAGAAAATGAACGTAAAGAACTCCTAATAGAACATAGCAAAAAAGACGAAAAAGGTGAAGCGATCATAAAGCCTGACGGAAATTATGACGTCAAGGATATGGTCGCTTTTTCTAATGACCTGAAAGAATTGTATTCGGAAAAATTGATAATTGAGGGTGAAGATAACCGTGAAATGATTCGCACCATCAAAGAAGTATTACGGAAATTTGAGAATGAAGAATACCAAGGCCAGACATCAGAAATTTATGACTATCTATGCGATCAATTTCGTATTGACGAAGAAATTGAAGGAGGTGAAAAATAATGCTCATTCAAATTAACAGCGTCAACATCAGATATCAAAACCAGGAAGTTGTCAACGTACAAGTTCATTTTACTGCTCATGACGAAAATAGAGAAATTAATATTAACGGCTATATTCCATTAACTGCTGAAGAATATGCAGGAAATGAATCAATTGTAACGTTGACTGAAGTAGTTCGACAAAAGGCAGCGGAAACGTTGTCGTAAGATTGAGGTGAAAACATGGCCGATCAATGGTACTCAAACAAGGATTTATTTGAAATGGTATCCAGTATGAAAGACGATTTCCAAGAACTACGTGCTGAAATGAGAGAGACGAGAAACGCCATCAAAAAATATAACGGTCTTCGTGAGGAATTAGGTGAGACGAGAAAGGAACTTTTCAAGGTGAAAGATAAAGTTGAAGAAATGGAGGCGGTCAAAAAAGGGAAGGACAAGTTGGGTGAAGCCATTCGTGAGTGGGGCGGGTGGATATTCGCCCTTATTTCATTGATCGTTTTATTAATTAATAATTTATAAGGAGTGATTGAGATGTTTGAAATAGGGTTAATTATCGCAGTTGTGGTAGGTTTGGTTGAACTGGTGAAAAGATTGGACATTGTTCCAACAAAATATTTACCGTTAATATCCCTTACACTCGGTATTGTAACCGGGCTTTTTTATTTGGATGGAGAAATAAAAGTAAGAGTTTTTAATGGGATTATTATTGGGTTATCCGCAAGTGGTTTATTTGACCAAACAAAAATTATGAAAAAAGGAGAGGAATAATATGGGTCACATTATCGATTTATCACATCACCAAGATCCTTCTCTAATTGATTATGATAAATTGGCCAAACAACTGGATTGGGCAATCATTAGAACACAATATGGATCCAGAACAATTGATCGTCATTATAAAACTCATCATACGGAACTCCGTAAACGTGGAGTTCCGACTGCGGCGTATGCATGGGTTCGTGGTGTGTCGATATCGGACATGCAAGTCGAAGCAGAAGATTTCTATAATCGTACAAAAGACATTAAACCTACGTTTTGGTTCTTGGATGTAGAAGAGAAAAGTATGAAGGATATGCGGAACGGAGTATCAGCATACGTCAAAAAACTTCGTGAATTAGGAGCAAAAAAGATTGGGATCTATATTGCACATCATTTGTACAAAAAATTCAATCTCAACCTTGATGAAGCAGACGCTGTTTGGATTCCGCGTTATGGAGCAAATAACGGAGAGCCGGATTTAAAACCCGATTACCCTTGTGATTTACATCAATACACAAGCAAAGGTCGGTTAGACGGGTATAACGGAAACCTCGATTTGAACCAACTTATGGGAACAAAGCCTCTATCGTTTTTCACTGGATTAGAAGAGGTGAAAGTGGAAACATCTAAAAATGAATACGTTGTGAAAAAAGGGGATACGTTGATCCATATCGCTAAACAATTTAATACAACTGTGAATGAATTGGCTAAATTGAATAATATAAAAAATGTCAATCTTATCTATGTGGGACAAAAAATAAAAATTCCTATGGAGTCTAATAAAGAGTTTAAAGTTGGTCAAAAAGTTACAGTAAAGCAATCCGCCCAAAAATATGCGACTGGAGAAAAAATTCCAGGATGGGTGAAAGGTAGGAAATATACTATTCAACAAGTGAAAAGCAATCGAGTGCTTTTAAAAGAAATAGTCAGTTGGGTTTATAAAAAAGATGTGGAATAATAAAATTGTCGTCGACCTCCAGTAGCGTAAAAACCCCGGGGGATCGACGACAGTTTGTGATTTTTTCACAATCCTTTCTATCCCTTGATAGATCAACGCATTT
Coding sequences within:
- a CDS encoding phage tail protein, which gives rise to MAELYIFSPNDELLTIITEETGLISAPFREELNQVPDTPFSFTVEADNENAKYVVEENQVVFRDKEKELRLYVIKELDDVDNIDGPQTTAICEPAFMELKENIIEDKRFVDKEAQEVLVGALEGTRWTGEVEVSLGFNSTNFYFISSLDAVWDIIAIWGGEFKDVVEFDEKNNIAARKIKIIQRRGADRGKRFEIDHDIEEIQRTVLSYPVTALYGRGASLPSTDEEGNETGGYTHYIDFADVEWSKAKGDPVDKPKGQKWVGDPEALQKYGRIHNGEKLHRFDIAENQDIEDPEELLLWTWNQLQDKKKPEVNYILSVYLLEMLAGYEHEHVELGDTATAIDRFFVRPIEVQARVIAIQYDLVDIENTAVVEMGQFLSVYQYDNRIDKIEETINNHRGTWEAGAGPITNNRFPDIKPEVPTNVEAIGGFKTIQLYWDYDSNVYVSHYEVYGSQVQGFIPDSQHLLWRGKVSSFVHEVNTDEVWYYRIRSINTHGTPSDFSDEVSASTVRIISDDILFGAINAQHIADLAITAEKLANGAINFSKISDEVKSEIDGAKEQAQNAVDTANQATEDAQDAVSLAQHGFDTAQEALMNSSDAQLKADNATTKAQTAFDNAQDALTAAQTALDTSNVLSQKVNQNTGDISTLYQSTNSLGSRITDAEGNISSLTQTLSGLQSQVMDNANHISTVTQTASSLDSRLTDAEGNISFLQQTSSNLTSRVSDAEDNISVLQQTSESFATRISNAEGNISSLTQTINGIQTRVADNEENISTLTQLSDALQSRITDAEGNISNLTQTATGLQSTVSNVQNEISEVNSQITQLSNDINLRVKKDDVINQINLSTEGILIDGAKVHINGETTIDNGIIISAMIADAAITSAKIASAAVGNAAIQNGAITNAKIATAAVATAQIQDAAVTNAKIANLAVDTSKIANAAITTAKIADASITNAKIVDLDASKIKTGTLDSGRIAAGSITSDKLAANSITARELYVGDLTNLVLNGTFEDDEVAEVTLPVGWSASRPSYVGVVNHEDWQYQNGSKNIVEIRACNIGNVDFVQDRMIPVQEGDILYFEMEYRNLNNQGTGKVNFGVRNWTPKKEHHSWSGPSETLGIDPKTFVWKKASGFYTIPSGVGYVQIRITYKKNGEETNALYLDNIVVRRVTDGALVAGTIKGVTLEGVTIKGTGSTRAEMVNDAVKFYRSGTYMGQVTTNNMYDSGEKLLNIIGENAVYAVGGVAPESTTTGKGSSLYVGKNVAYLYAKNKTDSSSSLSQVATTPGDLSLYHVNDGKYASLYLDTDSQSGRIYSYTVYNRTYSGAANMYITSYGTIGRSTSASKYKLAIENVNDSSYFEKILELQPKSWYDKSAVEAYADYLDRNDGNDVGIDESGEDIPYIQRHIGLIAEDLVEAGLEKFVEYGPPDENGNREVEGIAYDRLWVLLIPVIRELKQKVKNLEGKIA
- a CDS encoding holin, which codes for MFEIGLIIAVVVGLVELVKRLDIVPTKYLPLISLTLGIVTGLFYLDGEIKVRVFNGIIIGLSASGLFDQTKIMKKGEE
- a CDS encoding distal tail protein Dit; amino-acid sequence: MLKSMTFNGIRKPYLYMLDGREKAPFAPINRNIVQYPGGYRLKKTERGLLEIKQPVGFLYKTDEEALQIKDDLSTWLYTEDWVPLEFDDEPGRVYMAIVQNTIDDLFSEEGVYKEGTIQFICLYSYGKTYELTITEDFQSFTIFGQYKTPWTSRTTFAESAGQYTLENNAGGKIILNYDFVPGDILDIDYFKRKVTLNDINLAMAVSLQSQWFDLKPGEVQLKASHNTTLTYSERYF
- a CDS encoding LysM peptidoglycan-binding domain-containing protein; the protein is MGHIIDLSHHQDPSLIDYDKLAKQLDWAIIRTQYGSRTIDRHYKTHHTELRKRGVPTAAYAWVRGVSISDMQVEAEDFYNRTKDIKPTFWFLDVEEKSMKDMRNGVSAYVKKLRELGAKKIGIYIAHHLYKKFNLNLDEADAVWIPRYGANNGEPDLKPDYPCDLHQYTSKGRLDGYNGNLDLNQLMGTKPLSFFTGLEEVKVETSKNEYVVKKGDTLIHIAKQFNTTVNELAKLNNIKNVNLIYVGQKIKIPMESNKEFKVGQKVTVKQSAQKYATGEKIPGWVKGRKYTIQQVKSNRVLLKEIVSWVYKKDVE